Proteins from a single region of Syngnathus typhle isolate RoL2023-S1 ecotype Sweden linkage group LG10, RoL_Styp_1.0, whole genome shotgun sequence:
- the nat14 gene encoding probable N-acetyltransferase 14 translates to MVRLDLDQVVLRRMKEEDVDMVKSLIKEGCQGMENRLILHILTRPLCLFILAVFSSALRCLIHSFILALAIPVFLLIIYLKITIPRSTGVLGCSRPSWDYVGSSFRGPDDEILQNPYSRISGKKVTTKKPRRRTGANEKDKEASKEPITPEREQAAGQVWVAESEGEILGCLFRESEKRAGVRRFCRLVTGSWNRRQGLARFFVHSLEHKERETGAFRVYAHVPFPSKVGEVFFRKLGYLQLGEEAEDEDGQLENPERGFLGFPLTKVFYKDL, encoded by the exons ATGGTGAGGTTGGACCTGGATCAAGTGGTGCTGAGGAGGATGAAGGAGGAGGATGTTGACATGGTCAAATCTCTCATAAAG GAGGGCTGCCAGGGCATGGAAAACCGCCTCATCCTGCACATCCTCACTCGTCCGCTCTGCCTTTTCATCTTGGCAGTGTTCTCATCCGCCCTACGCTGCCTCATTCACTCCTTCATCCTGGCCCTGGCCATTCCTGTCTTCCTGCTCATTATCTACCTCAAAATCACCATCCCGCGCTCCACTGGGGTTCTGGGCTGCAGCCGCCCCTCCTGGGACTACGTGGGCAGCAGTTTCAGGGGGCCGGACGATGAGATCCTACAGAATCCTTACTCGAGGATCAGTGGCAAGAAAGTCACAACAAAGAAG CCAAGACGCAGAACTGGAGCCAACGAAAAAGACAAAGAAGCGTCAAAGGAGCCAATCACGCCGGAGAGGGAGCAAGCGGCGGGTCAGGTGTGGGTGGCAGAGAGCGAGGGCGAAATCTTAGGCTGCCTCTTCCGAGAGAGCGAGAAGCGAGCCGGCGTCAGAAGGTTCTGTCGGCTGGTGACGGGCAGTTGGAACCGCAGGCAGGGCCTGGCGCGCTTCTTTGTCCACAGCCTGGAGCACAAGGAGAGGGAAACGGGGGCCTTCCGGGTCTACGCGCACGTTCCCTTCCCGTCCAAGGTGGGCGAGGTCTTTTTCAGGAAACTGGGTTACCTGCAGCTCGGGGAGGAGGCTGAAGACGAGGACGGACAGCTGGAGAATCCGGAGAGAGGCTTTCTGGGATTTCCACTCACCAAAGTCTTCTACAAAGACTTGTGA
- the znf628 gene encoding zinc finger protein 628 isoform X2: protein MANSVATLVVQAELLAPQSSASLSPFPSLLGSGEEGEDDRERDDLVEGNKGIVGSVEVVLDMEASSVSAQQAEQSEQSEQSEHPFQCLDCGKSFRWSSRLTHHQRSHNNERPYRCNLCPKAFKGSSALLYHQRSHSGEKPYKCQDCGKAFKRSSLLQVHQSVHTGVRTFLCPYCPLTFKWSSHYQYHLRQHTGECPYPCDTCPKAFKNSSSLRRHKNVHLGLKPYTCNVCNKSFTQSTNLRQHMRIHTGERPYVCGECGRSFTHSSNLALHKNSHSGPAAAGKEGKGGESGGRGRDMVEVVVVSSEEEATSMLTAMVGYVNQEGGDGVGVGMEEVFLSTSASAQDANLLPELGSVPSGENAAASRAIGTEVHLSTDTGASLLLYTCGSCSHTFATRTDLEEHQSIHVASGERGSGGEAAPAEVGDGLVGTGHLLADFEEVVETTAAAEGAHTAEVLLGLADPADESNSSVGATQAQFDLLQSFNKVIQSSNSVEPEAPTAWAGLSCGYCNKSFKTSGGLNRHVSLMHSLSSQSRSQFNCSACDRSFPLLSSLLTHQHSHTPEQRLLAEAEAEIVCPPSLSLSLPLPSSPDKQQEGTRDIQADVTAVSKEQEELPAKLAKNSKKASGCKNTGAGERPYRCSECGKAFKGSSGLKYHMRDHTGERPYRCTECGKSFKRSSLLSIHQRVHTGVRAFQCPHCALTFKWSSHYQYHLRQHTGERPYVCKECGKSFKNTSCLRRHSQMHSGLRPHVCSICSKSFSQTSNLKQHERTHSGERPFRCGHCNKCFTHSSNLQLHLRTHSSQKDFKCPYCSKEFVMHSYLQRHIRTHGGSLPLPSGEGAGRDGVSVKASVGGVTTTTTLLNPITLESSGNNGSLIVSQPALNIPVNTSQNYFMIQTASGLQLIPLSGPAPPPAPPPPPPPPSQPQNFYLLQCPSTNGSQPSLILVPTANRPPAAPEPAGVPVFQTLQAFNSQTLAQFAAVSPQHQHPRIILTNDNKNTNAPVSSLPPNSLLRRPILGKSNRTARGRRGRKPKSVIKEMVETPSADATDGNPGGVTQPDGTAAYSNSSPSIASNCALSPSSTAVASTLGSPQASVSTLLPSTPNNNAQTELTEINSARTLTENQFVFCFDNEGRAKEGLSVDEGGESFVLQFEANEQGDADKEGDKGGMMSLLQEWGGEKAGESQSGEEECGQGGSFVFHFHAEEPESDRCQAGFSQEHDNGLVPLHSQGVVFGVSDEGKMEQEAGEGMQMIALIEREGPMMGEDGADCSAAAGTGGIFQLEGGEEIVIIEVSTSNLIEERMEAVVDADISQSSDGKSEGGNEDPKEKSSKENCADDTDGAAVGDGLLPKRCTTLTN, encoded by the exons ATGGCGAACTCTGTGGCCACTCTGGTGGTCCAAGCAGAACTCTTAGCTCCGCAATCCTCCGCCTCCCTCTCTCCTTTCCCCTCCCTCCTCGGCTCAGGCGAGGAGGGTGAGGATGACCGGGAGAGGGATGACCTGGTGGAGGGCAACAAGGGCATAGTGGGCAGCGTGGAGGTGGTTCTGGACATGGAGGCCTCGTCGGTGTCGGCCCAGCAGGCCGAGCAGTCCGAACAGTCCGAGCAGTCTGAGCATCCCTTCCAGTGTCTGGATTGCGGCAAGAGCTTCAGGTGGTCGTCCCGGCTCACGCACCACCAGCGGAGCCACAACAATGAGAGACCTTACCGCTGCAACCTTTGTCCCAAGGCCTTTAAGGGCTCCTCCGCGTTGCTCTATCATCAAAG GTCTCACTCGGGAGAGAAGCCTTACAAATGTCAAGATTGTGGCAAAGCCTTCAAGCGCTCCTCTCTTCTCCAG GTGCATCAGAGCGTCCACACAGGAGTGAGAACATTCTTGTGTCCGTATTGCCCCCTGACTTTTAAATGGAGTTCCCATTACCAGTACCACCTGCGCCAGCACACCGGCGAGTGCCCGTACCCGTGCGACACGTGCCCCAAGGCCTTCAAGAACTCCAGCAGTCTACGGCGACACAAGAACGTCCACCTGGGTCTCAAACCTTACACCTGCAACGTGTGCAACAAATCCTTCACTCAGTCCACCAACCTGAGGCAGCACATGAGAATCCACACGGGCGAGAGGCCATACGTGTGCGGCGAGTGCGGACGCAGCTTCACGCACTCGTCCAACCTGGCGCTGCACAAGAACTCGCACTCTGGCCCGGCTGCGGCCGGCAAGGAAGGCAAGGGCGGGGAGAGTGGAGGGCGGGGCCGCGACatggtggaggtggtggtggtcagCTCGGAGGAAGAAGCCACATCCATGTTGACGGCTATGGTGGGCTACGTCAACCAGGAAGGGGGCGATGGAGTTGGGGTGGGGATGGAGGAAGTCTTCCTGTCCACTTCTGCATCTGCCCAGGATGCAAACCTGCTCCCCGAGCTCGGCTCGGTTCCGTCAGGGGAGAACGCGGCCGCATCCCGGGCCATCGGGACGGAGGTCCACCTGAGCACGGACACGGGCGCCAGCCTGCTGCTCTACACCTGCGGCAGCTGCAGTCACACTTTTGCTACACGGACCGACTTGGAGGAGCACCAGTCCATTCACGTGGCTTCGGGGGAACGTGGCTCCGGTGGGGAAGCGGCACCGGCGGAGGTAGGGGACGGATTGGTCGGGACCGGCCACCTGCTTGCTGACTTCGAGGAGGTGGTTGAAACGACCGCAGCGGCTGAAGGTGCGCACACAGCTGAGGTACTCCTCGGACTTGCGGACCCAGCTGATGAAAGTAATTCA AGTGTGGGCGCCACCCAGGCCCAGTTTGACCTTCTGCAGAGCTTCAACAAGGTGATTCAGAGCTCCAATAGTGTTGAGCCAGAAGCTCCAACCGCATGGGCAGGGCTGTCGTGTGGCTACTGCAATAAATCTTTCAAGACCAGTGGAGGCCTCAATCGACACGTGTCACTG ATGCACTCCCTCTCATCCCAGTCCCGCTCCCAGTTCAACTGCTCGGCCTGCGACCGCTCCTTCCCTCTGCTGTCCTCGCTTCTCACGCACCAGCACTCCCACACCCCCGAGCAACGTCTCCTGGCCGAGGCCGAAGCGGAGATCGTGTGCCCGCCTTCCCTTTCCTTGTCTCTTCCGCTGCCCTCCTCTCCTGACAAGCAGCAGGAGGGAACGAGGGACATTCAAGCTGACGTCACAGCCGTCAGCAAGGAGCAGGAGGAACTGCCCGCCAAACTAGCGAAAAACTCCAAAAAGGCCAGCGGGTGCAAGAACACTGGCGCGGGAG AGCGGCCGTATCGCTGCTCAGAGTGCGGGAAAGCCTTCAAAGGTTCGTCGGGGCTCAAGTACCACATGAGGGATCACACCGGGGAGAGACCCTACCGCTGCACAGAGTGTGGGAAGAGTTTCAAGAGGTCCTCGCTGCTCTCCATCCACCAACGG GTGCACACAGGTGTGCGAGCATTCCAGTGCCCTCACTGTGCTCTGACGTTCAAGTGGAGTTCGCACTATCAGTACCACCTGCGGCAGCACACGGGCGAGAGACCCTACGTATGCAAGGAGTGCGGCAAGTCCTTCAAGAACACCAGCTGCCTGCGAAGGCACAGCCAGATGCACTCGGGACTGCGGCCGCACGTCTGCAGCATTTGCTCCAAGTCTTTCTCGCAGACATCAAACCTCAAACAG CATGAACGCACCCACTCGGGCGAGAGACCCTTCCGGTGCGGCCACTGCAACAAGTGCTTCACGCACTCCTCCAACCTCCAGCTGCACCTTCGCACGCATTCCTCGCAGAAGGACTTCAAATGCCCGTACTGCTCCAAAGAGTTCGTCATGCACTCGTACTTGCAGAGGCACATCCGGACGCACGGCGGCTCCCTCCCGCTGCCGTCCGGCGAAGGCGCAGGTCGGGACGGCGTGTCGGTGAAGGCCAGCGTGGGAGgggtcaccaccaccaccacgctcCTCAACCCCATCACCTTGGAATCGTCGGGAAACAACGGGAGCCTGATCGTGTCTCAGCCGGCTCTCAACATCCCTGTCAACACCTCGCAGAACTATTTCATGATTCAGACGGCCAGCGGCTTACAGCTCATCCCTTTATCAGGTCCGGCCCCTCCGCCGGCCCCACCTCCGCCGCCCCCGCCGCCATCCCAGCCCCAAAATTTCTACCTGCTCCAGTGCCCCTCGACCAACGGCTCCCAACCGAGTTTGATTCTGGTGCCCACGGCTAACCGGCCTCCGGCGGCCCCAGAGCCCGCCGGTGTCCCCGTCTTCCAGACTCTGCAAGCATTCAACAGCCAAACGCTTGCCCAGTTTGCAGCCGTATCGCCACAACACCAGCATCCCCGCATCATTCTCACCAACGATAATAAGAACACAAACGCGCCCGTCTCCTCCCTTCCGCCCAACTCTTTACTCCGCAGGCCCATTTTAGGGAAGAGCAACCGGACAGCAAGGGGCAGAAGGGGCCGCAAACCAAAATCGGTCATCAAGGAAATGGTCGAGACGCCGAGCGCGGATGCGACTGACGGTAACCCGGGCGGCGTGACCCAGCCCGACGGTACCGCCGCCTATTCGAACTCATCGCCGTCCATCGCATCAAACTGCGCACTTTCTCCGTCTTCCACCGCTGTCGCATCCACTTTGGGATCTCCACAAGCCAGCGTTTCAACATTACTTCCTTCAACTCCCAACAACAACGCCCAGACAGAACTGACCGAAATAAATTCGGCAAGGACCTTGACCGAGAATCAGTTTGTGTTCTGTTTCGACAATGAAGGCCGAGCGAAGGAGGGGCTGAGTGTTGATGAGGGAGGCGAGTCGTTTGTGTTGCAGTTTGAGGCAAATGAGCAAGGGGATGCTGACAAAGAGGGAGATAAAGGCGGGATGATGTCGCTTCTCCAGGAGTGGGGTGGGGAGAAGGCGGGCGAGAGTCAATCAGGAGAAGAGGAGTGCGGCCAGGGGGGCTCTTTTGTCTTCCACTTTCACGCCGAGGAACCGGAGAGCGATCGGTGCCAAGCGGGCTTCAGCCAGGAGCACGACAATGGCTTGGTGCCACTCCACAGTCAGGGTGTGGTATTTGGGGTCAGCGATGAGGGCAAGATGGAGCAAGAAGCCGGGGAGGGTATGCAGATGATAGCCTTGATAGAACGGGAGGGGCCGATGATGGGAGAGGACGGCGCCGACTGCAGCGCAGCCGCTGGTACCGGGGGGATCTTCCAACTGGAAGGAGGGGAGGAGATTGTCATCATCGAGGTGAGCACCAGTAACTTAATTGAGGAACGGATGGAGGCGGTCGTCGACGCGGACATTTCGCAGAGCAGCGATGGGAAATCAGAGGGCGGAAATGAAGACCCGAAGGAAAAGTCTTCCAAAGAAAACTGTGCGGATGATACAGATGGTGCTGCAGTCGGAGATGGACTTCTGCCTAAGAGATGCACCACTCTTACGAATTGA
- the znf628 gene encoding zinc finger protein 628 isoform X1: MHLCVELDWQLLLPVVGRDSNTTATTNKDGVDDVEDYAPKLICILGTASPVMANSVATLVVQAELLAPQSSASLSPFPSLLGSGEEGEDDRERDDLVEGNKGIVGSVEVVLDMEASSVSAQQAEQSEQSEQSEHPFQCLDCGKSFRWSSRLTHHQRSHNNERPYRCNLCPKAFKGSSALLYHQRSHSGEKPYKCQDCGKAFKRSSLLQVHQSVHTGVRTFLCPYCPLTFKWSSHYQYHLRQHTGECPYPCDTCPKAFKNSSSLRRHKNVHLGLKPYTCNVCNKSFTQSTNLRQHMRIHTGERPYVCGECGRSFTHSSNLALHKNSHSGPAAAGKEGKGGESGGRGRDMVEVVVVSSEEEATSMLTAMVGYVNQEGGDGVGVGMEEVFLSTSASAQDANLLPELGSVPSGENAAASRAIGTEVHLSTDTGASLLLYTCGSCSHTFATRTDLEEHQSIHVASGERGSGGEAAPAEVGDGLVGTGHLLADFEEVVETTAAAEGAHTAEVLLGLADPADESNSSVGATQAQFDLLQSFNKVIQSSNSVEPEAPTAWAGLSCGYCNKSFKTSGGLNRHVSLMHSLSSQSRSQFNCSACDRSFPLLSSLLTHQHSHTPEQRLLAEAEAEIVCPPSLSLSLPLPSSPDKQQEGTRDIQADVTAVSKEQEELPAKLAKNSKKASGCKNTGAGERPYRCSECGKAFKGSSGLKYHMRDHTGERPYRCTECGKSFKRSSLLSIHQRVHTGVRAFQCPHCALTFKWSSHYQYHLRQHTGERPYVCKECGKSFKNTSCLRRHSQMHSGLRPHVCSICSKSFSQTSNLKQHERTHSGERPFRCGHCNKCFTHSSNLQLHLRTHSSQKDFKCPYCSKEFVMHSYLQRHIRTHGGSLPLPSGEGAGRDGVSVKASVGGVTTTTTLLNPITLESSGNNGSLIVSQPALNIPVNTSQNYFMIQTASGLQLIPLSGPAPPPAPPPPPPPPSQPQNFYLLQCPSTNGSQPSLILVPTANRPPAAPEPAGVPVFQTLQAFNSQTLAQFAAVSPQHQHPRIILTNDNKNTNAPVSSLPPNSLLRRPILGKSNRTARGRRGRKPKSVIKEMVETPSADATDGNPGGVTQPDGTAAYSNSSPSIASNCALSPSSTAVASTLGSPQASVSTLLPSTPNNNAQTELTEINSARTLTENQFVFCFDNEGRAKEGLSVDEGGESFVLQFEANEQGDADKEGDKGGMMSLLQEWGGEKAGESQSGEEECGQGGSFVFHFHAEEPESDRCQAGFSQEHDNGLVPLHSQGVVFGVSDEGKMEQEAGEGMQMIALIEREGPMMGEDGADCSAAAGTGGIFQLEGGEEIVIIEVSTSNLIEERMEAVVDADISQSSDGKSEGGNEDPKEKSSKENCADDTDGAAVGDGLLPKRCTTLTN, translated from the exons ATGCAT CTTTGTGTGGAGTTGGACTGGCAGCTGCTGCTTCCGGTGGTGGGACGGGATTCCAACACTACAGCAACAACAAATAAGGATGGAGTGGATGATGTGGAAGACTATGCTCCAAAACTGATTTGCATCCTAGGAACAGCCTCACCTGTTATGGCGAACTCTGTGGCCACTCTGGTGGTCCAAGCAGAACTCTTAGCTCCGCAATCCTCCGCCTCCCTCTCTCCTTTCCCCTCCCTCCTCGGCTCAGGCGAGGAGGGTGAGGATGACCGGGAGAGGGATGACCTGGTGGAGGGCAACAAGGGCATAGTGGGCAGCGTGGAGGTGGTTCTGGACATGGAGGCCTCGTCGGTGTCGGCCCAGCAGGCCGAGCAGTCCGAACAGTCCGAGCAGTCTGAGCATCCCTTCCAGTGTCTGGATTGCGGCAAGAGCTTCAGGTGGTCGTCCCGGCTCACGCACCACCAGCGGAGCCACAACAATGAGAGACCTTACCGCTGCAACCTTTGTCCCAAGGCCTTTAAGGGCTCCTCCGCGTTGCTCTATCATCAAAG GTCTCACTCGGGAGAGAAGCCTTACAAATGTCAAGATTGTGGCAAAGCCTTCAAGCGCTCCTCTCTTCTCCAG GTGCATCAGAGCGTCCACACAGGAGTGAGAACATTCTTGTGTCCGTATTGCCCCCTGACTTTTAAATGGAGTTCCCATTACCAGTACCACCTGCGCCAGCACACCGGCGAGTGCCCGTACCCGTGCGACACGTGCCCCAAGGCCTTCAAGAACTCCAGCAGTCTACGGCGACACAAGAACGTCCACCTGGGTCTCAAACCTTACACCTGCAACGTGTGCAACAAATCCTTCACTCAGTCCACCAACCTGAGGCAGCACATGAGAATCCACACGGGCGAGAGGCCATACGTGTGCGGCGAGTGCGGACGCAGCTTCACGCACTCGTCCAACCTGGCGCTGCACAAGAACTCGCACTCTGGCCCGGCTGCGGCCGGCAAGGAAGGCAAGGGCGGGGAGAGTGGAGGGCGGGGCCGCGACatggtggaggtggtggtggtcagCTCGGAGGAAGAAGCCACATCCATGTTGACGGCTATGGTGGGCTACGTCAACCAGGAAGGGGGCGATGGAGTTGGGGTGGGGATGGAGGAAGTCTTCCTGTCCACTTCTGCATCTGCCCAGGATGCAAACCTGCTCCCCGAGCTCGGCTCGGTTCCGTCAGGGGAGAACGCGGCCGCATCCCGGGCCATCGGGACGGAGGTCCACCTGAGCACGGACACGGGCGCCAGCCTGCTGCTCTACACCTGCGGCAGCTGCAGTCACACTTTTGCTACACGGACCGACTTGGAGGAGCACCAGTCCATTCACGTGGCTTCGGGGGAACGTGGCTCCGGTGGGGAAGCGGCACCGGCGGAGGTAGGGGACGGATTGGTCGGGACCGGCCACCTGCTTGCTGACTTCGAGGAGGTGGTTGAAACGACCGCAGCGGCTGAAGGTGCGCACACAGCTGAGGTACTCCTCGGACTTGCGGACCCAGCTGATGAAAGTAATTCA AGTGTGGGCGCCACCCAGGCCCAGTTTGACCTTCTGCAGAGCTTCAACAAGGTGATTCAGAGCTCCAATAGTGTTGAGCCAGAAGCTCCAACCGCATGGGCAGGGCTGTCGTGTGGCTACTGCAATAAATCTTTCAAGACCAGTGGAGGCCTCAATCGACACGTGTCACTG ATGCACTCCCTCTCATCCCAGTCCCGCTCCCAGTTCAACTGCTCGGCCTGCGACCGCTCCTTCCCTCTGCTGTCCTCGCTTCTCACGCACCAGCACTCCCACACCCCCGAGCAACGTCTCCTGGCCGAGGCCGAAGCGGAGATCGTGTGCCCGCCTTCCCTTTCCTTGTCTCTTCCGCTGCCCTCCTCTCCTGACAAGCAGCAGGAGGGAACGAGGGACATTCAAGCTGACGTCACAGCCGTCAGCAAGGAGCAGGAGGAACTGCCCGCCAAACTAGCGAAAAACTCCAAAAAGGCCAGCGGGTGCAAGAACACTGGCGCGGGAG AGCGGCCGTATCGCTGCTCAGAGTGCGGGAAAGCCTTCAAAGGTTCGTCGGGGCTCAAGTACCACATGAGGGATCACACCGGGGAGAGACCCTACCGCTGCACAGAGTGTGGGAAGAGTTTCAAGAGGTCCTCGCTGCTCTCCATCCACCAACGG GTGCACACAGGTGTGCGAGCATTCCAGTGCCCTCACTGTGCTCTGACGTTCAAGTGGAGTTCGCACTATCAGTACCACCTGCGGCAGCACACGGGCGAGAGACCCTACGTATGCAAGGAGTGCGGCAAGTCCTTCAAGAACACCAGCTGCCTGCGAAGGCACAGCCAGATGCACTCGGGACTGCGGCCGCACGTCTGCAGCATTTGCTCCAAGTCTTTCTCGCAGACATCAAACCTCAAACAG CATGAACGCACCCACTCGGGCGAGAGACCCTTCCGGTGCGGCCACTGCAACAAGTGCTTCACGCACTCCTCCAACCTCCAGCTGCACCTTCGCACGCATTCCTCGCAGAAGGACTTCAAATGCCCGTACTGCTCCAAAGAGTTCGTCATGCACTCGTACTTGCAGAGGCACATCCGGACGCACGGCGGCTCCCTCCCGCTGCCGTCCGGCGAAGGCGCAGGTCGGGACGGCGTGTCGGTGAAGGCCAGCGTGGGAGgggtcaccaccaccaccacgctcCTCAACCCCATCACCTTGGAATCGTCGGGAAACAACGGGAGCCTGATCGTGTCTCAGCCGGCTCTCAACATCCCTGTCAACACCTCGCAGAACTATTTCATGATTCAGACGGCCAGCGGCTTACAGCTCATCCCTTTATCAGGTCCGGCCCCTCCGCCGGCCCCACCTCCGCCGCCCCCGCCGCCATCCCAGCCCCAAAATTTCTACCTGCTCCAGTGCCCCTCGACCAACGGCTCCCAACCGAGTTTGATTCTGGTGCCCACGGCTAACCGGCCTCCGGCGGCCCCAGAGCCCGCCGGTGTCCCCGTCTTCCAGACTCTGCAAGCATTCAACAGCCAAACGCTTGCCCAGTTTGCAGCCGTATCGCCACAACACCAGCATCCCCGCATCATTCTCACCAACGATAATAAGAACACAAACGCGCCCGTCTCCTCCCTTCCGCCCAACTCTTTACTCCGCAGGCCCATTTTAGGGAAGAGCAACCGGACAGCAAGGGGCAGAAGGGGCCGCAAACCAAAATCGGTCATCAAGGAAATGGTCGAGACGCCGAGCGCGGATGCGACTGACGGTAACCCGGGCGGCGTGACCCAGCCCGACGGTACCGCCGCCTATTCGAACTCATCGCCGTCCATCGCATCAAACTGCGCACTTTCTCCGTCTTCCACCGCTGTCGCATCCACTTTGGGATCTCCACAAGCCAGCGTTTCAACATTACTTCCTTCAACTCCCAACAACAACGCCCAGACAGAACTGACCGAAATAAATTCGGCAAGGACCTTGACCGAGAATCAGTTTGTGTTCTGTTTCGACAATGAAGGCCGAGCGAAGGAGGGGCTGAGTGTTGATGAGGGAGGCGAGTCGTTTGTGTTGCAGTTTGAGGCAAATGAGCAAGGGGATGCTGACAAAGAGGGAGATAAAGGCGGGATGATGTCGCTTCTCCAGGAGTGGGGTGGGGAGAAGGCGGGCGAGAGTCAATCAGGAGAAGAGGAGTGCGGCCAGGGGGGCTCTTTTGTCTTCCACTTTCACGCCGAGGAACCGGAGAGCGATCGGTGCCAAGCGGGCTTCAGCCAGGAGCACGACAATGGCTTGGTGCCACTCCACAGTCAGGGTGTGGTATTTGGGGTCAGCGATGAGGGCAAGATGGAGCAAGAAGCCGGGGAGGGTATGCAGATGATAGCCTTGATAGAACGGGAGGGGCCGATGATGGGAGAGGACGGCGCCGACTGCAGCGCAGCCGCTGGTACCGGGGGGATCTTCCAACTGGAAGGAGGGGAGGAGATTGTCATCATCGAGGTGAGCACCAGTAACTTAATTGAGGAACGGATGGAGGCGGTCGTCGACGCGGACATTTCGCAGAGCAGCGATGGGAAATCAGAGGGCGGAAATGAAGACCCGAAGGAAAAGTCTTCCAAAGAAAACTGTGCGGATGATACAGATGGTGCTGCAGTCGGAGATGGACTTCTGCCTAAGAGATGCACCACTCTTACGAATTGA
- the il11a gene encoding uncharacterized protein il11a — MKLLLDSSSSLLLSLLLAQLPVFTSASPVPQRRPSEMDKLSNQTKNLMKLTQELLREHAFDSDVEPHRFRSLPEMSNRSANDLNNLELKPTLSQLHADLKLYEHHFEWLNRVSKKHHHPALPKLVEVIKEMKSLINLLHRQMQRVDAPKLTPATPSLPPHLPYQFDVLQSSQELLHHFKLFCDWAYRAFISLKPKISKTQLNENSSK; from the exons ATGAAAT TGCTGCTCGATTCGTCGTCGTCTCTGCTCTTGTCGCTGCTATTGGCCCAGCTGCCCGTCTTCACGTCCGCCTCCCCGGTGCCTCAGCGGCGGCCCAGTGAGATGGACAAGCTGTCCAACCAGACCAAAAATCTCATGAAGCTCACGCAAGAACTGCTG AGGGAGCATGCCTTCGACTCTGACGTGGAGCCCCACAGGTTCAGGTCCCTGCCAGAAATGAGCAACAGATCGGCCAATGATCTCAACAACCTTGAG CTGAAGCCCACACTCTCTCAGCTGCACGCTGACCTGAAGCTGTATGAGCACCACTTTGAGTGGCTCAACAGGGTGTCCAAGAAGCACCACCACCCGGCGCTGCCCAAGCTGGTGGAGGTGATCAAGGAGATGAAGTCGCTCATCAATCTTCTGCACCGTCAG ATGCAGAGGGTGGACGCGCCAAAGctgacccccgccaccccctcCCTTCCACCGCACCTCCCTTACCAGTTTGACGTGCTCCAGTCCAGCCAGGAGCTCCTCCACCACTTCAAACTTTTCTGCGATTGGGCATACAGAGCTTTCATAAGCCTCAAGCCAAAGATCTCAAAAACACAGCTCAATGAGAATTCATCCAAGTGA